In Microplitis mediator isolate UGA2020A chromosome 2, iyMicMedi2.1, whole genome shotgun sequence, a single window of DNA contains:
- the LOC130663630 gene encoding uncharacterized protein LOC130663630 isoform X1 has translation MNVPEFPAPPSLVRPSSSVTLSSPSVGFISHRDPSEIKRRSSRTNVSSGEKFTRTVSVSHLLSGSNNLPSRRRAHRVARIANSVHPRPRVVTRESSRVNRARVTELKLSMTERREDDEDDADVICASGTPVSLGSRTISEDLTIELKDHQTNDTDEMPFIKSIGIQAREREGPYWLRVFPTLKDIIEEEESENSGTSSKIWKHLRFLGRLSLCQFGLAWLLTFWAIAGAAAFYATEGPRERAQVLELKDMQKDLAVGLATELRQLKASEEEMEPLWSNKVRQYVAKHEKLLLAAVNSGYGEGGESGELWTFSGCVLFAISLLTTLGFGAPVPRTTAGRTVAVVFAGIGIPAHFLLILNLGLLLAVRLQRYAVHRKYGEEYDIEAANSFPVPRWVKIIPFIWIAGYYLLGILGFGAGRSRPLAASLLFPLDFTAAGGLASTSGFVRIAYALYLEGAVTIAAVAVAVLRVSATESLTNIGLKYGLLVEA, from the exons ATGAACGTCCCAGAATTTCCGGCGCCTCCATCATTAGTGAGACCATCGTCATCCGTTACTTTGTCATCACCATCAGTGGGATTTATCAGTCATCGAGATCCATCGGAAATAAAACGACGGAGCTCCCGTACAAATGTTTCGTCAGGAGAAAAGTTTACCCGGACAGTTTCTGTGTCACATTTATTATCTGGCAGCAACAATTTACCCTCGCGTAGACGTGCGCACCGGGTTGCGCGTATCGCGAACTCGGTGCATCCACGACCACGAGTTGTCACGAGAGAGTCGTCTAGAGTAAATCGTGCACGTGTCACTGAGCTTAAACTTAGTATGACTGAGAGGCGTGAAGACGACGAGGATGATGCTGACGTTATTTGTGCCTCAG gCACTCCCGTGTCCTTGGGTTCGAGAACTATATCGGAAGACTTGACAATTGAATTGAAAGACCACCAGACAAATGACACTGACGAGATGCCATTTATCAAGTCTATTGGAATCCAGGCACGCGAGCGCGAAGGTCCTTACTGGCTAAGAGTTTTTCCGACGTTAAAAGATATAATTGAAGAGGAGGAGAGTGAAAACTCGGGAACTTCCTCGAAAATATGGAAGCATTTAAGATTTCTGGGAAGACTTTCTCTGTGTCAATTTG GTCTCGCGTGGCTGTTAACTTTCTGGGCGATAGCTGGAGCCGCGGCTTTTTACGCGACCGAGGGACCACGTGAAAGAGCCCAAGTTTTGGAGCTGAAGGACATGCAGAAAGATTTGGCTGTCGGGTTAGCCACTGAGTTGCGTCAATTAAAGGCCAGTGAAGAAGAAATGGAACCGCTGTGGAGTAACAAAGTTCGACAGTACGTTGCGAAGCATGAAAAACTTTTGCTGGCGGCTGTTAACTCTGGATATGGCGAAGGGGGTGAGAGCGGAGAGCTTTGGACATTTTCCGGCTGTGTGCTCTTCGCTATATCCCTCCTCACTACTCTAG gcTTTGGCGCGCCAGTTCCTCGCACAACTGCCGGTCGGACAGTGGCCGTAGTCTTTGCTGGTATTGGAATCCCAGCGCATTTTCTTCTTATACTGAACCTCGGTCTTCTTCTTGCTGTCCGTCTCCAGCGGTACGCCGTGCATAGAAAATACGGAGAAGAATACGACATCGAGGCTGCCAACAGCTTCCCCGTTCCGCGATGGGTTAAAATTATCCCTTTTATCTGGATCG ccGGATATTATCTCTTGGGAATCCTCGGGTTCGGTGCCGGGAGGTCAAGACCATTAGCAGCGAGTCTGCTTTTCCCTCTGGACTTCACAGCAGCCGGTGGACTGGCATC
- the LOC130663627 gene encoding wee1-like protein kinase 2 isoform X1, with protein MEMDVAQKLNFDAEDFEDEELNISCRTNSSGCDVDDHLDLSAEEFSPSRQRKLSFRQSMDCSDSESNIHDSIADCKTTPAVVVTGPIGIRNPYRDNGPQSKVAMACSPPYKRVRALRLFDSPATPKTLVEKSTMHTPVPAKCTRLFPSDKPRSLPSGFLLKPDKPAVNVNPFTPNGMLITARKRSRSKRSLNGSPDIRIPKFDLADSGESDHEVENPTKRVALQESNIPRYHQEFLEEGLIGAGEFGSVYKCINRLDGCVYAIKKSLKPVAGSVSEKTALNEVYAHAVLGKHQHVVRYYSAWAEDNHMIIQNEYCNGGSLADVITQLREEGRSFSEPELRQLLLHVAEGLRYIHSMQLVHMDIKPGNIFITKEKPMHSVNYDSADDGFDEEETIEEEITYKIGDLGHVTSINDPQVEEGDCRYLPTEILQEDFSHLTKADIFALGLTVYEAGGGGPLPKNGPLWHEIRKGNLLELPQHSRDLNDLLKLMVHPNPETRPSALSLIQHRVLCPVGNKTKAQLRRELNAEKLKNQILTQQLQEAAKCIKKIAPNVAALSNNNNNNLNSGGYQLRQTATRASTRALGKKVNRSSSTTNF; from the exons ATGGAGATGGATGTTGCCCAAAAGTTGAATTTTGATGCCGAGGATTTTGAAGACGAGGAGTTGAATATCAGCTGTCGTACAAATAGCTCGGGATGCGATGTAGATGATCATCTTGATTTATCCGCGGAAGAATTTTCACCGTCACGTCAGAGAAAATTGTCATTTAGACAATCGATGGATTGCAGTGACAGTGAAAGTAATATTCATGACAGTATTGCTGACTGTAAAACAACCCCGGCAGTAGTTGTGACAG gcCCTATAGGAATTAGAAATCCTTATAGAGACAATGGTCCCCAGTCAAAAGTTGCGATGGCCTGTAGTCCACCTTACAAAAGAGTTCGAGCTCTCAGGTTATTTGATTCGCCGGCAACCCCTAAGACATTAGTAGAAAAAAGTACAATGCATACTCCAGTACCAGCAAAATGTACCAGGCTGTTTCCATCAGACAAGCCGAGATCTCTGCCCTCTGGGTTTCTTCTGAAGCCTGATAAACCCGCAGTGAATGTCAATCCTTTCACTCCCAATGGTATGCTAATTACTGCCCGAAAGCGGAGTAGGTCCAAACGCAGTCTCAATGG atcgCCCGATATAAGAATACCCAAGTTTGATCTCGCGGATTCCGGGGAGTCAGACCACGAAGTGGAAAATCCGACAAAACGAGTAGCACTTCAAGAGTCGAATATACCAAGATATCATCAAGAGTTTCTTGAGGAAGGACTGATTGGAGCTGGTGAATTCGGATCAGTGTATAAATGCATAAATAGACTAGATGGTTGTGTATATgcgattaaaaaaagtttaaaaccgGTGGCTGGTAGTGTTAGTGAGAAAACGGCTCTGAATGAAGTATACGCACATGCTGTTCTCGGTAAACATCAGCATGTCGTACGTTATTATTCAGCTTGGGCGGAAGATAATCACATGATTATTCAAAATGAGTACTGCAACGGCGGCAGTTTGGCTGACGTAATTACACAGCTTAGAGAAGAAGGCAGGTCGTTCTCGGAACCAGAATTAAGACAATTACTGCTCCATGTTGCGGAAGGTTTGCGGTATATACACAGCATGCAGCTCGTGCACATGGACATTAAACCtggaaatatatttataacaaaagaaAAACCAATGCATTCTGTTAATTATGACTCTGCGGACGATGGTTTTGATGAAGAAGAAACAATTGAAGAAGAAATAACGTATAAAATAGGTGATCTTGGACATGTTACCTCAATAAATGACCCTCAAGTTGAAGAAGGAGACTGTAGATATTTACCAACTGAAATTTTACAAGAAGATTTTTCACATCTAACCAAAGCTGATATATTCGCATTAGGCTTAACTGTTTACGAAGCAGGAGGAGGAGGTCCCCTACCAAAAAATGGCCCTCTGTGGCATGAAATCAGGAAGGGAAATCTTCTGGAACTACCTCAGCATAGTCGAGACCTAAATGACTTATTAAAA TTAATGGTTCATCCAAATCCCGAAACGAGACCGTCAGCATTATCACTGATCCAGCATCGAGTATTATGTCCCGTTGGAAACAAAACCAAAGCTCAACTACGTCGTGAACTTAACGccgaaaagttaaaaaatcaaattctaaCACAACAATTACAAGAAGCCGCTAAATGTATAAAGAAAATCGCACCAAATGTTGCAGCcctcagtaataataataataacaatcttAATTCTGGTGGCTATCAATTACGACAGACGGCTACAAGAGCATCAACACGAGctttgggaaaaaaagttaatcgtAGCAGTAGTacaactaatttttaa
- the LOC130663632 gene encoding prenylated Rab acceptor protein 1, with product MYTNDNKMQEQEDIGIMINGDDDDDSVLSQKQTPTNGFNFLQLPQLPLNQIGYPQAQAWIQHRKATLRPWSLFLNTNNFRAPPSISRFSKRVMKNIEYFQSNYFFVFIGLVVYCLITSPLLLLAVAASLGTCYKVSQRHARQELMIVNHKLTLAQVYMLVGICSLPLFYLVGAGAILFWVLGVSWCLITFHAALYNIDSVLCPGEDELNSLVMQEV from the exons ATGTATACGAACGATAACAAAATGCAAGAGCAAGAAGACATTGGGATCATGATAAacggtgatgatgatgatgactcGGTGCTGAGTCAAAAGCAGACTCCCACAAATGG attcaACTTTTTGCAACTTCCCCAATTACCATTGAATCAAATCGGGTATCCGCAGGCACAAGCATGGATTCAACATCGAAAAGCAACTCTCAGACCGTGGAGTTTGTTTTTGAATACAAATAACTTCCGCGCTCCTCCGAGTATCAGTAGATTTAGCAAGAgagttatgaaaaatattgagtaCTTCCAAAGTAATTACTTCTTTGTTTTCATTGGATTAGTAGTCTACTGTCT AATCACGTCTCCACTCTTGTTACTCGCTGTCGCAGCTTCCCTGGGTACTTGTTACAAAGTATCCCAAAGACACGCACGTCAGGAGCTCATGATTGTTAATCACAAATTAACTCTAGCCCAAGTTTACATGCTAGTTGGAATTTGTTCATTGCCGCTGTTTTATTTAGTTGGAGCTGGTGCCATTCTTTTCTGGGTTctcg GTGTTTCTTGGTGTTTAATCACCTTCCACGCTGCGTTGTACAACATCGACTCTGTTTTGTGTCCCGGGGAAGACGAACTTAATTCTCTTGTTATGCAGGAAGTGTAA
- the LOC130663627 gene encoding wee1-like protein kinase isoform X3: protein MALDIKSPIGIRNPYRDNGPQSKVAMACSPPYKRVRALRLFDSPATPKTLVEKSTMHTPVPAKCTRLFPSDKPRSLPSGFLLKPDKPAVNVNPFTPNGMLITARKRSRSKRSLNGSPDIRIPKFDLADSGESDHEVENPTKRVALQESNIPRYHQEFLEEGLIGAGEFGSVYKCINRLDGCVYAIKKSLKPVAGSVSEKTALNEVYAHAVLGKHQHVVRYYSAWAEDNHMIIQNEYCNGGSLADVITQLREEGRSFSEPELRQLLLHVAEGLRYIHSMQLVHMDIKPGNIFITKEKPMHSVNYDSADDGFDEEETIEEEITYKIGDLGHVTSINDPQVEEGDCRYLPTEILQEDFSHLTKADIFALGLTVYEAGGGGPLPKNGPLWHEIRKGNLLELPQHSRDLNDLLKLMVHPNPETRPSALSLIQHRVLCPVGNKTKAQLRRELNAEKLKNQILTQQLQEAAKCIKKIAPNVAALSNNNNNNLNSGGYQLRQTATRASTRALGKKVNRSSSTTNF, encoded by the exons ATGGCACTCGATATAAAAA gcCCTATAGGAATTAGAAATCCTTATAGAGACAATGGTCCCCAGTCAAAAGTTGCGATGGCCTGTAGTCCACCTTACAAAAGAGTTCGAGCTCTCAGGTTATTTGATTCGCCGGCAACCCCTAAGACATTAGTAGAAAAAAGTACAATGCATACTCCAGTACCAGCAAAATGTACCAGGCTGTTTCCATCAGACAAGCCGAGATCTCTGCCCTCTGGGTTTCTTCTGAAGCCTGATAAACCCGCAGTGAATGTCAATCCTTTCACTCCCAATGGTATGCTAATTACTGCCCGAAAGCGGAGTAGGTCCAAACGCAGTCTCAATGG atcgCCCGATATAAGAATACCCAAGTTTGATCTCGCGGATTCCGGGGAGTCAGACCACGAAGTGGAAAATCCGACAAAACGAGTAGCACTTCAAGAGTCGAATATACCAAGATATCATCAAGAGTTTCTTGAGGAAGGACTGATTGGAGCTGGTGAATTCGGATCAGTGTATAAATGCATAAATAGACTAGATGGTTGTGTATATgcgattaaaaaaagtttaaaaccgGTGGCTGGTAGTGTTAGTGAGAAAACGGCTCTGAATGAAGTATACGCACATGCTGTTCTCGGTAAACATCAGCATGTCGTACGTTATTATTCAGCTTGGGCGGAAGATAATCACATGATTATTCAAAATGAGTACTGCAACGGCGGCAGTTTGGCTGACGTAATTACACAGCTTAGAGAAGAAGGCAGGTCGTTCTCGGAACCAGAATTAAGACAATTACTGCTCCATGTTGCGGAAGGTTTGCGGTATATACACAGCATGCAGCTCGTGCACATGGACATTAAACCtggaaatatatttataacaaaagaaAAACCAATGCATTCTGTTAATTATGACTCTGCGGACGATGGTTTTGATGAAGAAGAAACAATTGAAGAAGAAATAACGTATAAAATAGGTGATCTTGGACATGTTACCTCAATAAATGACCCTCAAGTTGAAGAAGGAGACTGTAGATATTTACCAACTGAAATTTTACAAGAAGATTTTTCACATCTAACCAAAGCTGATATATTCGCATTAGGCTTAACTGTTTACGAAGCAGGAGGAGGAGGTCCCCTACCAAAAAATGGCCCTCTGTGGCATGAAATCAGGAAGGGAAATCTTCTGGAACTACCTCAGCATAGTCGAGACCTAAATGACTTATTAAAA TTAATGGTTCATCCAAATCCCGAAACGAGACCGTCAGCATTATCACTGATCCAGCATCGAGTATTATGTCCCGTTGGAAACAAAACCAAAGCTCAACTACGTCGTGAACTTAACGccgaaaagttaaaaaatcaaattctaaCACAACAATTACAAGAAGCCGCTAAATGTATAAAGAAAATCGCACCAAATGTTGCAGCcctcagtaataataataataacaatcttAATTCTGGTGGCTATCAATTACGACAGACGGCTACAAGAGCATCAACACGAGctttgggaaaaaaagttaatcgtAGCAGTAGTacaactaatttttaa
- the LOC130663627 gene encoding wee1-like protein kinase isoform X2, translating into MEMDVAQKLNFDAEDFEDEELNISCRTNSSGCDVDDHLDLSAEEFSPSRQRKLSFRQSMDCSDSESPIGIRNPYRDNGPQSKVAMACSPPYKRVRALRLFDSPATPKTLVEKSTMHTPVPAKCTRLFPSDKPRSLPSGFLLKPDKPAVNVNPFTPNGMLITARKRSRSKRSLNGSPDIRIPKFDLADSGESDHEVENPTKRVALQESNIPRYHQEFLEEGLIGAGEFGSVYKCINRLDGCVYAIKKSLKPVAGSVSEKTALNEVYAHAVLGKHQHVVRYYSAWAEDNHMIIQNEYCNGGSLADVITQLREEGRSFSEPELRQLLLHVAEGLRYIHSMQLVHMDIKPGNIFITKEKPMHSVNYDSADDGFDEEETIEEEITYKIGDLGHVTSINDPQVEEGDCRYLPTEILQEDFSHLTKADIFALGLTVYEAGGGGPLPKNGPLWHEIRKGNLLELPQHSRDLNDLLKLMVHPNPETRPSALSLIQHRVLCPVGNKTKAQLRRELNAEKLKNQILTQQLQEAAKCIKKIAPNVAALSNNNNNNLNSGGYQLRQTATRASTRALGKKVNRSSSTTNF; encoded by the exons ATGGAGATGGATGTTGCCCAAAAGTTGAATTTTGATGCCGAGGATTTTGAAGACGAGGAGTTGAATATCAGCTGTCGTACAAATAGCTCGGGATGCGATGTAGATGATCATCTTGATTTATCCGCGGAAGAATTTTCACCGTCACGTCAGAGAAAATTGTCATTTAGACAATCGATGGATTGCAGTGACAGTGAAA gcCCTATAGGAATTAGAAATCCTTATAGAGACAATGGTCCCCAGTCAAAAGTTGCGATGGCCTGTAGTCCACCTTACAAAAGAGTTCGAGCTCTCAGGTTATTTGATTCGCCGGCAACCCCTAAGACATTAGTAGAAAAAAGTACAATGCATACTCCAGTACCAGCAAAATGTACCAGGCTGTTTCCATCAGACAAGCCGAGATCTCTGCCCTCTGGGTTTCTTCTGAAGCCTGATAAACCCGCAGTGAATGTCAATCCTTTCACTCCCAATGGTATGCTAATTACTGCCCGAAAGCGGAGTAGGTCCAAACGCAGTCTCAATGG atcgCCCGATATAAGAATACCCAAGTTTGATCTCGCGGATTCCGGGGAGTCAGACCACGAAGTGGAAAATCCGACAAAACGAGTAGCACTTCAAGAGTCGAATATACCAAGATATCATCAAGAGTTTCTTGAGGAAGGACTGATTGGAGCTGGTGAATTCGGATCAGTGTATAAATGCATAAATAGACTAGATGGTTGTGTATATgcgattaaaaaaagtttaaaaccgGTGGCTGGTAGTGTTAGTGAGAAAACGGCTCTGAATGAAGTATACGCACATGCTGTTCTCGGTAAACATCAGCATGTCGTACGTTATTATTCAGCTTGGGCGGAAGATAATCACATGATTATTCAAAATGAGTACTGCAACGGCGGCAGTTTGGCTGACGTAATTACACAGCTTAGAGAAGAAGGCAGGTCGTTCTCGGAACCAGAATTAAGACAATTACTGCTCCATGTTGCGGAAGGTTTGCGGTATATACACAGCATGCAGCTCGTGCACATGGACATTAAACCtggaaatatatttataacaaaagaaAAACCAATGCATTCTGTTAATTATGACTCTGCGGACGATGGTTTTGATGAAGAAGAAACAATTGAAGAAGAAATAACGTATAAAATAGGTGATCTTGGACATGTTACCTCAATAAATGACCCTCAAGTTGAAGAAGGAGACTGTAGATATTTACCAACTGAAATTTTACAAGAAGATTTTTCACATCTAACCAAAGCTGATATATTCGCATTAGGCTTAACTGTTTACGAAGCAGGAGGAGGAGGTCCCCTACCAAAAAATGGCCCTCTGTGGCATGAAATCAGGAAGGGAAATCTTCTGGAACTACCTCAGCATAGTCGAGACCTAAATGACTTATTAAAA TTAATGGTTCATCCAAATCCCGAAACGAGACCGTCAGCATTATCACTGATCCAGCATCGAGTATTATGTCCCGTTGGAAACAAAACCAAAGCTCAACTACGTCGTGAACTTAACGccgaaaagttaaaaaatcaaattctaaCACAACAATTACAAGAAGCCGCTAAATGTATAAAGAAAATCGCACCAAATGTTGCAGCcctcagtaataataataataacaatcttAATTCTGGTGGCTATCAATTACGACAGACGGCTACAAGAGCATCAACACGAGctttgggaaaaaaagttaatcgtAGCAGTAGTacaactaatttttaa
- the LOC130663631 gene encoding beta-1,4-glucuronyltransferase 1-like: protein MRGYPRRLILVVGIALFILLSTRLLIGRSLVLPLDDDAASSFSPRGPHNFIQEPSRGFARAYAPGMYMRGQQQLNNCACAWKYELPFLFSYPVNKIRYTPQAGEDGPYRVLPFVIRSSVESDGSKPFTRLTLCTHATADLVYNVVELVKRWEGPVSLAVFTPGRDAELAVRLLDRACRCEPQMHKLSVHLIFPANRKPIIRNNNYAAEDGDCAALDLHWQLQESLTDRKDRGLTYPINVARNVAKSLAMTSRVLVSDIELLPSDKLASGFLKMIDGQPPRKGLAFVVPVFEIDESQEPPKNKRELMAAINKDLAVYFHKYMCIHCQRFPGITKWMLRPDPGRVRPLIVTRREYPHHRWEPVYIGTQDDPLYNENMTWEGRQEKMSQMLEMCLMNYQLIILDGAFLVHTPGIKRKTYQLNPSKSTFERTQEMLNAQIYQSITHNLLNKYPINRKCRQ from the exons ATGCGTGGATACCCGCGTAGATTAATACTCGTAGTCGGCATcgcgttatttattttactgagTACGCGACTTTTAATTGGCCGCAGTCTTGTACTTCCGCTAGATGATGACGCAGCATCATCATTTTCACCGCGTGGTCCACATAATTTTATCCAAGAGCCATCGAGAGGATTTGCGCGTGCGTATGCACCTGGAATGTACATGAGAGGGCAACAGCAACTGAATAATTGCGCCTGTGCTTGGAAATACGAATtgccttttttattttcttacccGGTAAATAAAATTCGATATACACCTCAAGCAGGTGAAGATGGACCGTATCGAGTTTTGCCATTTGTCATTCGGAGTAGTGTTGAGTCGGATGGATCAAAACCGTTCACCAGATTGACTCTGTGCACTCACGCGACCGCGGATTTAGTTTACAATGTCGTCGAATTGGTCAAGCGATGGGAAGGTCCAGTTAGTCTTGCTGTCTTTACACCAGGTCGAGATGCTGAACTGGCTGTACGACTGCTCGACAGAGCTTGCCGCTGTGAGCCCCAAATGCACAAG ctTTCCGTCCACCTGATATTTCCAGCAAATCGTAAACCGATCATCAGAAACAATAATTATGCCGCCGAAGATGGGGACTGCGCGGCGCTGGACCTTCACTGGCAACTCCAGGAATCTTTGACAGACAGAAAAGACCGAGGACTCACTTATCCAATAAATGTCGCGCGAAATGTCGCGAAAAGTCTTGCGATGACATCCAGAGTCTTGGTCTCAGACATTGAATTATTACCGAGTGATAAATTGGCCTCAGGTTTTCTTAAAATGATCGACGGACAGCCGCCACGCAAAGGACTCGCATTCGTAGTTccagtatttgaaattgacgAGTCCCAGGAGCCGCCTAAAAATAAACGAGAATTAATGGCTGCGATAAATAAAGATCTCGCTGTTTATTTTCACAAATATATGTGCATACACTGTCAGCGGTTTCCTGGTATCACCAAGTGGATGTTGAGACCAGACCCAGGGCGAGTGAGACCGCTGATTGTCACTCGCCGGGAGTATCCGCACCATCGATGGGAACCAGTTTACATTGGGACTCAGGACGATCCTCTTTACAACGAAAATATGACTTGGGAAGGACGTCAGGAAAAAATGTCACag ATGTTAGAAATGTGCCTGatgaattatcaattaataattctcGATGGAGCTTTTCTTGTTCATACACCAGGAATAAAAAGAAAGACTTATCAATTAAATCCATCCAAATCAACATTTGAACGTACTCAGGAAATGCTGAACGCTCAAATATATCAAAGCATTACGCATAATTTGCTCAACAAATATCCGATAAATCGTAAATGCAGACAATAG
- the LOC130663627 gene encoding wee1-like protein kinase isoform X4 — MACSPPYKRVRALRLFDSPATPKTLVEKSTMHTPVPAKCTRLFPSDKPRSLPSGFLLKPDKPAVNVNPFTPNGMLITARKRSRSKRSLNGSPDIRIPKFDLADSGESDHEVENPTKRVALQESNIPRYHQEFLEEGLIGAGEFGSVYKCINRLDGCVYAIKKSLKPVAGSVSEKTALNEVYAHAVLGKHQHVVRYYSAWAEDNHMIIQNEYCNGGSLADVITQLREEGRSFSEPELRQLLLHVAEGLRYIHSMQLVHMDIKPGNIFITKEKPMHSVNYDSADDGFDEEETIEEEITYKIGDLGHVTSINDPQVEEGDCRYLPTEILQEDFSHLTKADIFALGLTVYEAGGGGPLPKNGPLWHEIRKGNLLELPQHSRDLNDLLKLMVHPNPETRPSALSLIQHRVLCPVGNKTKAQLRRELNAEKLKNQILTQQLQEAAKCIKKIAPNVAALSNNNNNNLNSGGYQLRQTATRASTRALGKKVNRSSSTTNF, encoded by the exons ATGGCCTGTAGTCCACCTTACAAAAGAGTTCGAGCTCTCAGGTTATTTGATTCGCCGGCAACCCCTAAGACATTAGTAGAAAAAAGTACAATGCATACTCCAGTACCAGCAAAATGTACCAGGCTGTTTCCATCAGACAAGCCGAGATCTCTGCCCTCTGGGTTTCTTCTGAAGCCTGATAAACCCGCAGTGAATGTCAATCCTTTCACTCCCAATGGTATGCTAATTACTGCCCGAAAGCGGAGTAGGTCCAAACGCAGTCTCAATGG atcgCCCGATATAAGAATACCCAAGTTTGATCTCGCGGATTCCGGGGAGTCAGACCACGAAGTGGAAAATCCGACAAAACGAGTAGCACTTCAAGAGTCGAATATACCAAGATATCATCAAGAGTTTCTTGAGGAAGGACTGATTGGAGCTGGTGAATTCGGATCAGTGTATAAATGCATAAATAGACTAGATGGTTGTGTATATgcgattaaaaaaagtttaaaaccgGTGGCTGGTAGTGTTAGTGAGAAAACGGCTCTGAATGAAGTATACGCACATGCTGTTCTCGGTAAACATCAGCATGTCGTACGTTATTATTCAGCTTGGGCGGAAGATAATCACATGATTATTCAAAATGAGTACTGCAACGGCGGCAGTTTGGCTGACGTAATTACACAGCTTAGAGAAGAAGGCAGGTCGTTCTCGGAACCAGAATTAAGACAATTACTGCTCCATGTTGCGGAAGGTTTGCGGTATATACACAGCATGCAGCTCGTGCACATGGACATTAAACCtggaaatatatttataacaaaagaaAAACCAATGCATTCTGTTAATTATGACTCTGCGGACGATGGTTTTGATGAAGAAGAAACAATTGAAGAAGAAATAACGTATAAAATAGGTGATCTTGGACATGTTACCTCAATAAATGACCCTCAAGTTGAAGAAGGAGACTGTAGATATTTACCAACTGAAATTTTACAAGAAGATTTTTCACATCTAACCAAAGCTGATATATTCGCATTAGGCTTAACTGTTTACGAAGCAGGAGGAGGAGGTCCCCTACCAAAAAATGGCCCTCTGTGGCATGAAATCAGGAAGGGAAATCTTCTGGAACTACCTCAGCATAGTCGAGACCTAAATGACTTATTAAAA TTAATGGTTCATCCAAATCCCGAAACGAGACCGTCAGCATTATCACTGATCCAGCATCGAGTATTATGTCCCGTTGGAAACAAAACCAAAGCTCAACTACGTCGTGAACTTAACGccgaaaagttaaaaaatcaaattctaaCACAACAATTACAAGAAGCCGCTAAATGTATAAAGAAAATCGCACCAAATGTTGCAGCcctcagtaataataataataacaatcttAATTCTGGTGGCTATCAATTACGACAGACGGCTACAAGAGCATCAACACGAGctttgggaaaaaaagttaatcgtAGCAGTAGTacaactaatttttaa